The Thermoplasmata archaeon DNA window CGCCGACGCGGTCACGAGGTCGCCGTACTGCCCCGCGTCGAGCGCCTTCTTGATCGCCGCGATGGTGGGGTTGTGCCGCTCGATGTGGCCGACGGCGAGGACGACGTGGGCGTCCCGCGCCGCGTCGACGATCCCCCGCGCCTCCGGCACCGTGCCGGCGAGGGGCTTCTCGACGAGGACGGCCGTGCCCGACGCGATGACGTCGCGCGCGACCGCTGCGTGCAGGTGGGTCGGGACGCACACGCTCACCGCGTCGAGGTCCTCCTTGAGCAGGGAGCGGTGGTCCGTGAAGTAGCTCATGTTGAACCGGTTCGAGACCGCGCCGCCCGCCTTGACGTCGGGGTCCGCGATCCCGACGACGTCCGCGATCTCGGAGAGAACGCGCGCGTGGTTCTGGCCCATCGCCCCGACGCCGATCACGCCAACGCGCATGGACACGCGCTGCGAATGAGGCGTCGGGATATAAACGCGCGGCGCGGGCCGCTCTGCAGGACGCATCTGATAATGGTTCGGGAACCTTTACGCCGTCGCCGCCGAACGGGCCGGACGATGCGGACGGGCTGGGTCCTCGTCGCGATCGTCTTCCTCGCCCTCGCGCCGGCCGTTACGGCGGATCCCCCGGTGACGCGGCTCGCGGAACGGACGCTCTCGAATCCGGCCGACGACGGCCAGGCGGTCTCTCGGACGAACCTCGATCTCCGCACCGACCCCGGCGCGGTCCGGATCGCAGACCCGTCGATGGAGGGACCCCTCCAGGTCGTCGACATGCCGAATTCACCTTCCGCCGTATCCGACAACACCCTCCTGGCGAGACCGGCCGACCCCAACTTCGGCGGCGGTTCAACGCTGGACGTCGGGTTCTACGGCGCGAACGTCTGGACCCGTTCGATCGTCCAGTTCCCCCTGTCGTCGCTCCCCTCGAACGCAACGGTCCGATCCGCGACGCTGAGCCTTTATTTGGAGGCCGCCGCGACGAACGACGCGATGACGATCGGCGTCTACCGGATCACGAGCCCATGGACGGAATTCGGCTCGTCGTGGGAACTGGAGGACAGCGTGACGCAATGGAACTCCACCGTCAACGGCACCGGCGGAGGGGACTTCGATCCCGCCGCCCTGGACGCCGTTTCGGGCGTGACGGACGTCCTGGGCTGGTACGCGTGGAACGTGACGACGACCGTCGAGGGCTGGTGGTCCGGCATCGTCCCGAATCACGGTCTACTCCTGCGCCAGGTCGACGACGAAGCGAGGGACGTCCTCGGTCAGAAGATGTTCTCCAGCAGCGATTCGACGAATGCGAGCGCACGCCCTCGCCTGACGATCACCTTTACGACTCCCATGGCCGTCGGAGGAGCGTTCGGGCTGCCAATCTGGGTGCCTGTGCTCCCCGTGATCGCCGTCGCGGCCTGGCTCGTGGCCCGTCGGGCCTTCCGCGTGTCGTTTCGACCGACCGAAGCCTTCCTGATCCTGGAGGACGGTCGCCTCGTCGCCCACGCGGCCCTGGCCGAGGGCGCGCTGCGCGACGAGCTGGCGACATCCGGGATGCTCACCCTCGTCGCGCGGTTCGTGAAGGATTCCTTCACCCCAGGATCCGGACGACCGGGGGAGCTCCGGAGCCTCCAGGTCGACGACCGGCACGTGTCGATCGCGAAGGACGCGTCCCTGTATCTCGCCGTCGTCTCGACCGGCGAGGCGCCCCGGAACCTTCCGGAGTCGATGATGGCCTTCCTGGCAGCCGTCCGGGAGATGCACGGATCCACGTTGACGGCGTGGGACGGGTTCCGGGAGAGCGTGGCGGACATCGAGACTCGCCTGCGCAAATTCCTCGACGGCCTCCCGAGGACGGGCCGCCGAGCGCCCAATTCGCTTGCGTGATAATTGGCCCGAAAGGGTATAGGCCCGACCGACCGACCGCCGCGTGCTATGCACTCTGGTGGCCTCGACCGTCCGGACGTCACGTTCAAGGTCTGCCTCGCGGGCGACCCGGGCGTCGGGAAGACGTCCCTCGTCCGGAGGTTCGTCTCGAACACGTTCGACGGACAGTACATCCACACGCTCGGCACGAAGGTATCCTCGAAGATCCTCGCGATCGACGATCCCGGCCAGCCGGGCGTCCCGCTGACCGTGGGCGCGACGGTCTGGGACATCATGGGGGATCCGGGCTTCCGCGAACTCCTGAAGGAAGCGTTCTTCAGCAACCTGGGAGCCTTGCTGCTCGTCGCCGACGGGACCCGGCTCGAGACCGTGTATCTGCTCACGGAATGGTACGAGGCGGTCCGGGGCGTTTGCGGCGAGGTCCCGACGGTCGTCCTGATCAACAAGGCCGACACGGCGGCGTTGCCGCGCCTCGAGGCGGCCGCGACGTACGTGTGCGACCCGATCGGCTGCCGCTGGCTCGTGACGAGCGCGAAGACCGGGGAGA harbors:
- a CDS encoding Gfo/Idh/MocA family oxidoreductase, with translation MRVGVIGVGAMGQNHARVLSEIADVVGIADPDVKAGGAVSNRFNMSYFTDHRSLLKEDLDAVSVCVPTHLHAAVARDVIASGTAVLVEKPLAGTVPEARGIVDAARDAHVVLAVGHIERHNPTIAAIKKALDAGQYGDLVTASA
- a CDS encoding DNRLRE domain-containing protein codes for the protein MRTGWVLVAIVFLALAPAVTADPPVTRLAERTLSNPADDGQAVSRTNLDLRTDPGAVRIADPSMEGPLQVVDMPNSPSAVSDNTLLARPADPNFGGGSTLDVGFYGANVWTRSIVQFPLSSLPSNATVRSATLSLYLEAAATNDAMTIGVYRITSPWTEFGSSWELEDSVTQWNSTVNGTGGGDFDPAALDAVSGVTDVLGWYAWNVTTTVEGWWSGIVPNHGLLLRQVDDEARDVLGQKMFSSSDSTNASARPRLTITFTTPMAVGGAFGLPIWVPVLPVIAVAAWLVARRAFRVSFRPTEAFLILEDGRLVAHAALAEGALRDELATSGMLTLVARFVKDSFTPGSGRPGELRSLQVDDRHVSIAKDASLYLAVVSTGEAPRNLPESMMAFLAAVREMHGSTLTAWDGFRESVADIETRLRKFLDGLPRTGRRAPNSLA
- a CDS encoding Rab family GTPase is translated as MHSGGLDRPDVTFKVCLAGDPGVGKTSLVRRFVSNTFDGQYIHTLGTKVSSKILAIDDPGQPGVPLTVGATVWDIMGDPGFRELLKEAFFSNLGALLLVADGTRLETVYLLTEWYEAVRGVCGEVPTVVLINKADTAALPRLEAAATYVCDPIGCRWLVTSAKTGENVEEAFRLVSELYVTRARATKGRVHLSAERPPVYVTGKAF